A single genomic interval of Salinarchaeum sp. IM2453 harbors:
- a CDS encoding SRPBCC family protein, protein MVTVSETIYVNAPVENVFTYLDDPYHHIEITPSLVEVRNVEPLDNGGKRADHTYRMAGVSLDGELVEILHEENQRLNFELRGQLEGDLDLRFTEENDGTRVSYAATYKLPGRVLSRLAEPFVRRYNQRELRTTLQNLKDRLEVDAPSQ, encoded by the coding sequence ATGGTTACCGTCAGTGAGACGATTTACGTCAATGCCCCTGTCGAGAACGTTTTTACTTACCTCGATGACCCATACCACCACATTGAGATTACCCCGAGCTTAGTTGAGGTTCGAAATGTCGAGCCTCTTGACAATGGGGGGAAACGAGCTGATCATACCTACCGGATGGCTGGAGTGTCACTTGATGGTGAACTTGTTGAGATACTTCATGAAGAGAACCAGCGTCTTAATTTTGAACTTCGGGGCCAACTTGAAGGGGACTTGGATCTGCGCTTTACCGAGGAAAATGATGGAACCCGTGTCTCATATGCCGCTACGTATAAATTACCGGGAAGAGTTCTCTCTCGGCTTGCTGAGCCTTTCGTTCGAAGATATAATCAACGAGAGCTTAGAACGACCCTTCAAAATCTTAAGGACCGACTTGAGGTTGATGCCCCGTCTCAGTAA
- a CDS encoding translation initiation factor IF-6 has protein sequence MLQTSFLGSPYVGVFAHVTNDYLVVRPNLDQELVDAIASELSVSVIETTVGGSTTVGSLVAGNDNGLLVSNRISSEEQSTLQDAVSVPVQQLPSRITAVGNVILANNSGAYVHPDLTNETVETIADTLDVTVEQGMIADVRTVGMAAVATDSGVLCHPKATDSELERLSNLLDVYADVGTINYGGPLVGSGLLANNTGYVAGEETTGPELGRIEDALGYID, from the coding sequence TTGCTTCAGACATCATTTCTTGGCTCGCCGTACGTTGGTGTGTTCGCCCACGTAACGAATGATTATCTGGTAGTCCGTCCTAATCTAGATCAAGAACTTGTTGACGCGATTGCCAGTGAGCTCTCTGTATCTGTTATTGAAACGACAGTCGGTGGATCAACGACTGTTGGATCACTCGTTGCGGGAAATGACAATGGACTTCTCGTTAGTAACCGTATCTCATCAGAAGAACAATCCACCCTTCAAGATGCTGTATCCGTTCCTGTTCAGCAACTCCCCAGTCGGATTACCGCTGTTGGTAATGTTATCTTAGCGAATAACTCTGGTGCATACGTTCACCCTGACCTTACAAACGAAACAGTTGAGACAATTGCTGATACGCTTGATGTCACTGTTGAGCAGGGAATGATCGCTGATGTTCGGACCGTAGGAATGGCGGCTGTTGCGACTGACTCAGGAGTTCTCTGTCATCCTAAAGCAACTGACAGTGAACTTGAACGTCTATCTAATTTGCTCGATGTCTATGCAGATGTTGGAACAATCAATTACGGAGGCCCACTCGTCGGAAGTGGACTTCTCGCAAACAACACTGGATATGTGGCTGGTGAAGAAACAACCGGCCCAGAACTTGGTCGTATTGAGGATGCCCTCGGATACATTGATTGA